The uncultured Bacteroides sp. genomic sequence TAGAAAAGAACTTGGGTTCTATTGCTGACTTAACTCGTCTTCCTTCTGCATTGTTCGTTATTGACGTAATGAAAGAAAATATTGCAGTTCGTGAAGCTAACCGTTTAGGTATTCCTGTATTTGCTATTGTTGATACAAACTCAGATCCTTCAGATATTGATTTCGTTATCCCTGCAAATGATGACGCTACAAAATCTATCGAAGTGATTCTTGAAGCTTGCTGTACAGCTATGAGCGAAGGTTTGGAAGAAAGAAAAGCTGAAAAAATTGATATGGAAGCTGCTGGAGAAGCTCCTGCAAGCAAGGGAAAGAGAAAACCTGCTGCAAAAGCTAGACTTGATAAGAATGACGAGGAAGCAATCAATGCTGCTAAAGCTGCTGCTTTCTTGAAAGATGATGAAGAAGCTTAATTACTATATCAATAAATAAAATATAAAGACTATGGCTGTAACAATGGCAGATATTACCCACTTGCGTAAAATGACAGGTGCTGGTATGATGGATTGCAAGAATGCTTTAACTGAAGCTGAAGGCGATTTCGACAAAGCAATTGAGATTATTCGTAAAAAAGGACAGGCAGTTGCTGCTAAACGTTCTGATCGTGAAGCATCAGAAGGTTGTGTTATTGCAAAGTCTGCTGGCGAATATGCTGCAGTTATCGCATTGAAATGTGAAACTGACTTCGTTGCTAAGAATGCAGACTTCGTTGCTTTGACTAACGAAATTCTTGATCTTGCTATCGCAAATAAATGTACTACTATAGAAGCAGTGAAAGCTCTTCCTATGGGAAAAGGAACAATCGAAGAAGCTATTACTGATAGAATTGGTATCACTGGCGAAAAGATGGAACTTGATGGTTTTGGATTCGTAGAAGGTCCTTCTACTGCAATTTATATCCACCCGGGAAATCGTTTGGCTACTGCTGTTTCTTTCAACATTGCTGGTGTTGATGCACAAGTTTCTCACGAAGTTGCTATGCAGATTGCTGCAATGAACCCTATCGCTGTAAACGAAGAAGGTGTTCCTGCTGACATATTAGCTCGTGAAAAAGAAATTGCTGCTGACAAAGCTCGTGAAGAAGGTAAACCAGAAAACTTGATTGAACGTATCGCTCAAGGTCGTATCGCTAAATTCTACAAGGAAGTTTGCTTACTTGAACAAGAATATGTGAAAGATCCTAAGGTTACTGTTGCTCAGTTCCTGAAGAACGTTAATAAAGACTTAACTATTACCAACTTCAAACGTTTTACTTTGAACGCTGACTAATTAAGAGTCTCTTATAAGATACTTAAAAGCGGCAAAACGGTTTAAAACTGTTTTGCCGCTTTTCTTTTATAAGTTGTATAGGGGCAAGCCTATTGCTGCAATTTGCAAGTCTGTTAAAAGAAATGGTAAGATCAGTAGGGCTTAGTCTGAACTTTCTAAAATATGCTTTCCTGCTATTCTCCATGTAAATGCGGAAGGCACTAGTCTTTTAAGTAAAGGGCTATCCTGCTGGCTTTGTTTTTATATATCCTTCCTTCTTTAGAAGTTCTACAACTTTAAGTTTGAAATCTCCCTGAATAATAATCTCGCCATCTTTGGCTGCTCCACCAACGCCACATTTTGTTTTCAGCATCTTGCCAAGATCTTTCAGGTCTTCTTCTGTTCCAACAAATCCGGTAATAAGTGTCACAACCTTGCCACCTCTGTTCTTTTTGTCAATAGTGACCCGAAGAACCTGTTTTGCTGGTTCCAATGTTGTTTGCTCCTCATCATTATCTATATCATAACCGTAATCGGGATTTGTTGAATACACTATATCCAAACGCTCTTTCCAATCATTTTTTTTCATATTTTTCTTATTTTGTTTTCAAATGTAACAAACTTATAGATATGTACAAAATAATCTTTTTCTTATTGCTCGCTTGTTTGAAAAAAATAGTGTACTTTTGCAAATACCAAATAATAGACGGAGCATAATGAGTGATAATGAGCAAAAAGTAATTAAAGTACCAGAACCTTCTTTGCGCAGACTTCCTTGGTATTTATCAAATGTGAAACTGCTGAAGAATAAAGGGGAACATTATGTCTCTTCTACGCAAATTTCAAAAGAGATAAATATTGATGCTTCACAGATAGCAAAGGATCTGTCGTACGTGAATATATCAGGGCGCACGAGAGTGGGTTATGATATTGATGAACTGATAGCTGTGCTAGAGGACTTTTTAGGCTTCACCAATATGCATAAAGCTTTTTTGTTTGGTGTTGGTAGTTTAGGAGGAGCTCTCCTTCGTGACTCTGGATTGAATCATTTTGGTTTGGAGATTGTTGCAGCCTTTGATGTAAATCCGGAACTTGTAGGGACCAGTATCAATGGCATTCCTATCTTTCATTCTGATGATTTTATTGAAAAGATGAAAGAATATGATGTGAATATTGGTGTGCTTACTGTGCCAATTGAGATTGCCCAAAACATTACTGATAAAATGGTTGAAGGAGGTATTAAAGCTGTCTGGAATTTTACTCCTTTCCGTATTCGGGTTCCCGAAAATATTGTGGTTCAGAATACTTCCCTGTATGCACATTTAGCTGTAATGTTTAATCGTCTAAACTTTAATCAGATTAAATAATGAAGATTATAGCCGTAGGAATGAACTACGCTGAA encodes the following:
- the tsf gene encoding translation elongation factor Ts codes for the protein MAVTMADITHLRKMTGAGMMDCKNALTEAEGDFDKAIEIIRKKGQAVAAKRSDREASEGCVIAKSAGEYAAVIALKCETDFVAKNADFVALTNEILDLAIANKCTTIEAVKALPMGKGTIEEAITDRIGITGEKMELDGFGFVEGPSTAIYIHPGNRLATAVSFNIAGVDAQVSHEVAMQIAAMNPIAVNEEGVPADILAREKEIAADKAREEGKPENLIERIAQGRIAKFYKEVCLLEQEYVKDPKVTVAQFLKNVNKDLTITNFKRFTLNAD
- a CDS encoding translation initiation factor — protein: MKKNDWKERLDIVYSTNPDYGYDIDNDEEQTTLEPAKQVLRVTIDKKNRGGKVVTLITGFVGTEEDLKDLGKMLKTKCGVGGAAKDGEIIIQGDFKLKVVELLKKEGYIKTKPAG
- a CDS encoding redox-sensing transcriptional repressor Rex; its protein translation is MSDNEQKVIKVPEPSLRRLPWYLSNVKLLKNKGEHYVSSTQISKEINIDASQIAKDLSYVNISGRTRVGYDIDELIAVLEDFLGFTNMHKAFLFGVGSLGGALLRDSGLNHFGLEIVAAFDVNPELVGTSINGIPIFHSDDFIEKMKEYDVNIGVLTVPIEIAQNITDKMVEGGIKAVWNFTPFRIRVPENIVVQNTSLYAHLAVMFNRLNFNQIK